In Apium graveolens cultivar Ventura chromosome 10, ASM990537v1, whole genome shotgun sequence, the following are encoded in one genomic region:
- the LOC141690341 gene encoding zinc finger CCCH domain-containing protein 64 yields MSPPRILLAGDVLGRLNQLCKRVSSVNKSAGPFDALLCVGQFFPENSDRLEEFMNYIDGRSTFPLHVYFIGDYGAGAPKVLSVAAKDSANLGFKMDGLKVCHNLFWLKGSGKFTLHGLSVAYLSGKQSVSGQPYGTYSQDDIDALRALAEEPGIIDIFLTNDWPSGILNGVSTTDIPPEIPDLSGIDSTISELVAEIKPRYHIAGTRGVFYSREPYANIDAVHVTRFIGLAPVGNADKQKFIHALSPTPAATMAATEISMKPTNTTSSPYASLNNTSHEGKRSSEDISDSQYWRYDVSKKRQKHGDGDRLCFKFVSSGSCPRGEQCHFRHDDEAREQSLRGVCFDFMNKGKCERGPDCNFKHSLQEGGNGSTRRPKGNTDRSKECWFCLSSPNVESHLITSIGEHCYCALAKGPLVPDHVLILPVEHLPNTLSSPEECEIDIVKFQNSLRSYFKEQAKEVVFFEWIFIRGTHANLQAIPIPSSRAASLHVVFNLAAERMGFKFQIFKNDTSSEGRSILRKQFNRNCSLFYVELPGGTILSHAVEEGEKFPAQFGREVLAGLLNMADRADWRNCKLSKDEEIKMAENFKNNFEKYDPNQ; encoded by the exons ATGTCCCCTCCCAGAATCCTTCTTGCCGGCGACGTTCTCGGCCGCCTCAATCAACTCTGCAAACGCGTCTCTTCG GTTAACAAATCAGCTGGTCCATTCGACGCACTACTCTGCGTTGGACAGTTTTTTCCTGAAAATTCTGACCGGCTGGAGGAGTTTATGAACTATATAGATGGACGAAGCACTTTTCCGTTGCATGTTTACTTTATCGGAGATTATGGAGCTGGAGCTCCTAAGGTTTTATCTGTTGCAGCTAAGGATTCCGCTAATTTAGGGTTTAAAATGGACGGTCTCAAAGTTTGTCATAATTTGTTTTGGTTGAAAGGCAGTGGCAAGTTCACTTTACACG GATTATCTGTGGCATACCTATCTGGTAAGCAATCAGTGAGCGGGCAACCTTATGGAACATATAGTCAAGATGATATTGACGCTCTGCGGGCATTAGCTGAAGAACCTGGAATAATAGATATATTCTTA ACTAATGATTGGCCCAGTGGGATCCTGAACGGAGTTTCAACAACAGATATTCCGCCAGAAATTCCAGATTTATCTGGAATTGATTCCACCATCTCCGAGTTAGTTGCAGAAATCAAACCCAG GTATCATATTGCAGGAACTAGAGGGGTGTTCTATTCTCGTGAACCATATGCAAATATTGATGCTGTACATGTGACTCGTTTCATCGGTTTAGCTCCAGTTGGAAACGCAGATAAACAG AAATTTATCCATGCACTTTCTCCCACTCCAGCAGCTACCATGGCTGCTACTGAGATATCTATGAAACCAACAAATACCACTTCTAGTCCTTATGCATCTCTAAATAACACATCGCATGAGGGAAAGAGGTCCAGTGAGGATATTTCTGACTCACAGTATTGGCGATACGATGTCTCTAAAAAACGTCAAAAACATGGAGATGGTGATAGGCTGTGTTTCAAATTTGTTTCTTCGGGTTCTTGTCCACGTGGGGAGCAATGCCACTTTCGACACGATGATGAGGCCAGGGAACAATCTTTAAGAGGAGTATGCTTTGATTTCATGAACAAAGGAAAATGTGAAAGAGGACCGGATTGCAATTTTAAGCACAGCTTACAGGAAGGTGGGAATGGTTCCACTAGGAGACCTAAAGGAAACACTGACAG GTCAAAGGAATGCTGGTTTTGTTTGTCAAGTCCAAATGTAGAGTCGCATTTAATTACCAGCATAGGAGAGCATTGCTACTGTGCGCTTGCTAAAGGACCACTTGTTCCGGACCATGTGCTCATTTTGCCTGTTGAACATCTCCCAAACACCCTTTCTTCACCAGAAGAATGCGAAATTGATATAGTTAAGTTTCAAAACAGTCTCAGATCATATTTCAAAGAACAAGCAAAGGAAGTTGTTTTCTTTGAGTGGATTTTTATACGTGGAACTCATGCTAATCTTCAG GCTATTCCTATTCCATCATCTAGAGCAGCATCTCTTCATGTAGTCTTTAATTTAGCCGCTGAGAGAATGGgattcaaatttcaaatatttaaaa ATGATACAAGCTCTGAAGGGAGAAGTATTTTGCGGAAGCAATTTAATAGAAACTGCAGTTTGTTCTATGTGGAATTACCTGGAGGTACCATATTATCACATGCTGTTGAAGAGGGTGAGAAGTTTCCAGCCCAGTTTGGTCGTGAG GTATTAGCGGGATTGCTGAACATGGCAGATAGGGCTGATTGGAGGAATTGCAAACTCAGTAAGGATGAAGAAATAAAGATGGCAGAAAATTTTAAGAACAATTTTGAAAAGTATGATCCAAATCAGTGA